In one window of Cytophagaceae bacterium ABcell3 DNA:
- a CDS encoding metal-dependent hydrolase, translated as MEVTYYGHSCFLVETGNSKILFDPFITGNSLASHIDINKIEADYILLSHGHADHVGDVEAIAKRTGAMIVGPFETVSWFGQKGLEKNHGMNPGGKARFDFGTVKMVSAIHSSSMPDGSYGGVATGFVIETAEKTFYYSGDTALTTDMRLIKDRYKLDFAFLCIGDTFTMDIEDAVVAAEYTGTSKIIGMHYNTFPVIELDAAYAQQVAQKAGKELVLFEIGQTIKL; from the coding sequence ATGGAAGTTACTTATTATGGACATTCGTGTTTTTTGGTCGAAACCGGAAATTCCAAAATTCTTTTTGACCCTTTTATTACTGGAAATTCTTTGGCCTCTCATATCGACATCAATAAGATAGAAGCTGACTATATTTTACTTTCACACGGACATGCCGACCATGTGGGTGATGTGGAGGCGATAGCCAAAAGAACCGGCGCCATGATAGTAGGCCCTTTTGAGACTGTTTCATGGTTTGGGCAGAAAGGCCTTGAGAAAAACCATGGCATGAACCCTGGCGGAAAAGCCCGTTTTGACTTCGGCACCGTAAAAATGGTTTCTGCCATACATTCCAGCAGCATGCCTGACGGATCTTACGGAGGCGTTGCCACAGGTTTTGTCATCGAAACAGCAGAAAAAACTTTCTACTACTCTGGCGACACAGCGCTTACCACTGACATGCGCCTGATCAAAGACCGCTATAAACTGGATTTTGCTTTCCTTTGTATTGGTGATACCTTTACCATGGATATAGAAGATGCAGTGGTAGCTGCTGAATATACCGGCACTTCCAAGATAATTGGAATGCACTATAATACGTTTCCTGTAATAGAGCTAGATGCTGCCTATGCACAGCAGGTAGCCCAAAAAGCTGGAAAAGAACTTGTTTTATTTGAAATCGGACAAACCATCAAATTATAA